GGCTGCGACAACTTCACTGTCACAGTTTACGGTCATGCCACTTGCTCTGCGTAACTCTTGGAGGTTCGGAGTTATTAAGTCAGCGCCACGGTAAATATCAAAAAAATTACCTTTCGGATCAATTATTACCTTTGTGCCATTTTGCATAGCCACGTCAATCAAGATGCGAATTAAGTCAGCCCCCAGGACACCCTTCCCGTAATCGGAAAGCACAAGAACACCGTTACTTTTTGAGAGCTCCTTCCGTACAGCTGATACAATGGCGTTTGAAGTGTTTTCGGTTACCGGCGATGTCACTTCTCGATCAGCTCGTAACAATTGCTGTCGCGCTGCAAGGTATCTGGACTTAACAGTCGTGGGGCGATCTTTCTCAAAAACTAATTTTGCCGAAAGATTATCCTGCACCCTTAATAAATTTTCAACACAGCGGCCTGGTTCATCATTACCAACAACAGAGATGAGGCGAACAGCTGAACCCAACGCCGCTATATTGCGAACGACGTTACCCGCCCCCCCCAGCATTGCTGTCTCTGTCTCAACCTCAAGCACAGGAATTGGCGCTTCTGGAGATAATCGATTTACCTGACCCTCAAAAAACCGATCCAACATTACGTCTCCAACGCATATAATGTTCCCCGCATTAAGCTTTTCAAGAAGTCCATTTAAGGAAAACAAGTCAGACACCATTATGAATAATCCATTCGATTCCTAATTCCGCGGAGCATGCTTATTCAGAATGCGCTGGAGTGTGCGCCGATGCATTTTTAACCGTCGCGCTGTCTCAGACACATTGCGGTTACATTGCTCATAAACCCGCTGAATATGTTCCCACCTGACTCGATCAGCTGACATCGGATCTTCCGGCGGCAATGGCAGCGGCCGTTCAGTTTCCAAAAGGGCCGCAGCAATTGCATCGGCGTCTGCCGGCTTCGGAAGGTAGTCAACTGCTCCAGCCTTCACTGCCTCAACGGCGGTGGCTATGTTTCCATAGCCCGTTAGAATA
The DNA window shown above is from Pseudomonadota bacterium and carries:
- a CDS encoding ActR/PrrA/RegA family redox response regulator transcription factor, giving the protein MKEFTAGLPADRTLLIVDDDAPLRNRLARALEKRNFFPEVAASVAEGIELAAQRPPAYAIVDLRLEDGNGLEIVKALREGRPETRIVILTGYGNIATAVEAVKAGAVDYLPKPADADAIAAALLETERPLPLPPEDPMSADRVRWEHIQRVYEQCNRNVSETARRLKMHRRTLQRILNKHAPRN